The Streptomyces aurantiacus genome includes a region encoding these proteins:
- the sigM gene encoding RNA polymerase sigma factor SigM — protein sequence MADDAGFSEASDQDLLSRHVEGDPDAFGELVRRHRDRLWAVALRTLGDREEAADAVQDALVSAYRAAHTFRGQSAVTTWLHRITVNACLDRARKAASRKTSPVDDTERLEQLLEPHESASAPAERNDLHRELLEALGTLPHDQRAALVLVDMQGYPVAEAASLLDVPTGTVKSRCARGRARLLPLLKHLRTDSGSDRASKKSGEGRNRTQGTSVPPAAGPHDGPSDSAAVKGGGGRA from the coding sequence ATGGCGGACGACGCCGGATTCAGCGAAGCGAGCGATCAAGACCTCCTCTCCCGTCACGTCGAGGGTGATCCCGATGCCTTCGGCGAGCTCGTGCGGCGTCACCGTGACCGGCTGTGGGCCGTGGCACTGCGGACGCTGGGTGACCGCGAGGAAGCCGCTGACGCCGTCCAGGACGCCCTCGTGTCCGCCTACCGGGCCGCCCACACCTTCCGTGGCCAGTCGGCCGTCACGACCTGGCTGCACCGGATCACGGTGAACGCCTGCCTGGACCGCGCCCGCAAGGCGGCGTCCCGGAAGACCTCCCCCGTGGATGACACAGAGCGCCTTGAGCAGCTCCTGGAGCCGCACGAGTCGGCCTCCGCCCCGGCCGAGCGCAACGATCTGCACCGTGAGCTGCTGGAAGCGCTGGGCACCCTGCCTCACGATCAACGGGCCGCACTCGTTCTGGTGGACATGCAGGGCTACCCGGTGGCGGAGGCAGCCAGCCTGCTCGATGTGCCGACCGGCACGGTCAAGAGCCGCTGCGCGCGGGGAAGAGCCAGACTCCTCCCCCTCCTCAAGCACCTGCGCACCGACAGCGGGAGCGACAGAGCGAGCAAGAAGTCGGGCGAGGGAAGGAACCGTACGCAGGGGACATCCGTCCCACCCGCAGCGGGACCACATGACGGACCAAGCGACTCAGCTGCTGTGAAGGGCGGAGGTGGGCGAGCGTGA
- a CDS encoding protein kinase family protein yields MAERSTAAVDVADNSGDEPLTAKADQSTADGVAQNRERDTDSSESEEEQGSGANESPGRTSPPELHSGHKLARRYRLEECVTRLDGFSSWRAVDEKLRRAVGVHLLPADHPRARSVLAAARSSALLGDPRFVQVLDAVEENDLVYVVHEWLPDATELTALLAAGPLEVHEAYQMVSQVSQAMAAAHREGLAHLKLTPGAVLRTSSGQWRIRGLAVNAALRGISSDTPQRRDTEAIGALLYAALTQRWPYEDDAYGLSGLPKGVGLIAPDQVRAGVHRGLSELAMRALANDGATASRQEPACTTPEELVKAVGEMPRIRPPEPAFTAPPEYQRTTYQQGNYGRPAAHPGATQPAPAPLPPLQTRTGKALKWTVSALLIAALGLGSWQLADALMDHGKSDETGNTQTTEDNDKGGAAAKPAKTISIEGAEEYVAKGSAQAPEDVAKTYDGDSSTYWRSKSFLDGPAMNPAYKPGVGIVYDLGSKRELSAASIGLRFAGDHTTVTLYATDSMSSSTSLSSMQKLGTLTTSGTTAKVKVDKKVKTQYVLVWFTALPYAPGDQFSDAGYKQAVTDVKFTG; encoded by the coding sequence GTGGCGGAACGGAGCACGGCTGCCGTCGACGTGGCAGACAACAGCGGCGATGAGCCGCTGACCGCGAAGGCGGACCAGTCCACGGCCGACGGGGTGGCCCAGAACCGGGAGCGGGACACGGACAGCTCGGAGAGCGAAGAGGAACAGGGGAGCGGGGCGAACGAGAGCCCTGGCAGGACCTCACCGCCCGAGTTGCACAGCGGTCACAAACTCGCCAGACGCTATCGGCTGGAGGAGTGCGTCACCCGTCTGGACGGTTTCAGCAGTTGGCGTGCGGTGGACGAGAAACTCCGCCGCGCCGTCGGTGTGCACCTGCTGCCCGCCGACCATCCACGAGCACGCTCCGTCCTGGCGGCGGCCCGTTCGTCGGCCCTGCTGGGCGATCCGCGGTTCGTCCAGGTCCTGGACGCAGTCGAGGAGAACGACCTCGTCTACGTGGTGCACGAATGGCTGCCGGACGCCACGGAGCTGACGGCGCTTCTGGCCGCCGGGCCGCTGGAGGTGCACGAGGCGTACCAGATGGTCAGCCAGGTGTCCCAGGCGATGGCCGCCGCACATCGCGAGGGGCTGGCTCACCTGAAGCTGACCCCCGGCGCCGTGCTGCGCACCTCGTCCGGCCAGTGGCGCATCCGCGGCCTCGCGGTGAACGCCGCGCTGCGCGGCATCAGTTCCGACACCCCGCAGCGCAGGGACACGGAGGCGATCGGCGCACTGCTGTACGCCGCGCTCACCCAGCGCTGGCCGTACGAGGACGACGCATACGGCCTCTCCGGGCTGCCCAAGGGCGTCGGCCTCATCGCACCCGACCAGGTACGGGCAGGTGTGCACCGGGGCCTGTCGGAGCTGGCGATGCGCGCCCTCGCCAACGACGGCGCGACCGCGTCGCGCCAGGAGCCTGCGTGCACCACGCCGGAGGAACTGGTGAAGGCGGTCGGTGAGATGCCCCGCATCCGGCCCCCGGAGCCGGCGTTCACGGCGCCGCCCGAGTACCAGCGCACGACGTACCAGCAGGGCAACTACGGTCGTCCCGCGGCCCACCCGGGCGCGACCCAGCCGGCGCCGGCACCGCTCCCCCCTCTGCAGACCCGCACGGGCAAGGCGCTCAAGTGGACCGTGTCCGCGCTTCTGATCGCCGCACTGGGGCTGGGCAGTTGGCAGCTCGCGGACGCGCTCATGGACCACGGGAAGTCCGACGAGACGGGCAACACCCAGACGACGGAGGACAACGACAAGGGCGGCGCGGCGGCGAAGCCGGCCAAGACGATCTCCATCGAAGGCGCCGAGGAGTACGTGGCGAAGGGTTCGGCGCAGGCGCCGGAGGATGTGGCCAAGACGTACGACGGCGACAGCTCGACGTACTGGCGGAGCAAGAGCTTCCTCGACGGTCCGGCGATGAACCCGGCCTACAAGCCGGGCGTCGGCATCGTCTATGACCTGGGCTCGAAGCGGGAGCTCTCGGCCGCCTCGATAGGGCTCCGGTTCGCCGGTGACCACACGACGGTCACGCTGTACGCGACGGACTCGATGAGTTCGTCGACGTCGCTGAGTTCCATGCAGAAGCTCGGGACCCTGACGACGAGCGGTACCACCGCGAAGGTGAAGGTCGACAAGAAAGTGAAGACCCAGTACGTGCTGGTGTGGTTCACTGCGCTGCCGTACGCGCCAGGCGACCAGTTCAGTGACGCCGGATACAAGCAGGCTGTCACCGACGTGAAGTTCACCGGCTGA